A region from the Methanolacinia paynteri genome encodes:
- the cobJ gene encoding precorrin-3B C(17)-methyltransferase, with protein sequence MQSSGNDNKGKLFIVGTGPGKNTQLTGRAIEAIRESDIIIGNDFYLDHIPEYIEGKEVIRSSMGKEVDRAKRCVELAETRKVCMVSGGDPGIYGMASIVLEVIAHEDSCIDYEVVPGVTAATAAASLAGSPLSGDYVTISLSDLLTPLEIIEKRLDLAFQMGIPVALYNPKSRGRPANLSLALSIALKYKKEETPVAVVKNAYRENEDKRFFTLKSLFDDDSFVDMSSIVIIGGEETRIQDVCGKDIMITPRGYDRKYVY encoded by the coding sequence TTGCAGTCATCAGGTAACGATAACAAAGGAAAATTATTCATTGTCGGAACAGGCCCGGGTAAGAACACACAGCTTACCGGAAGGGCAATAGAAGCGATCAGGGAATCTGATATTATTATCGGGAACGACTTTTACCTTGATCATATCCCGGAATACATCGAAGGCAAGGAAGTTATTCGAAGCTCGATGGGCAAAGAGGTAGACCGGGCAAAGAGATGCGTCGAGCTTGCAGAAACAAGGAAAGTCTGTATGGTCAGCGGGGGCGATCCCGGAATCTATGGTATGGCAAGCATCGTCCTTGAGGTAATCGCTCACGAGGATTCGTGTATCGACTACGAGGTCGTACCCGGTGTTACTGCCGCGACTGCAGCAGCTTCTCTTGCCGGATCCCCACTCTCGGGGGACTATGTCACGATATCCCTCTCCGATCTCCTGACTCCGCTGGAGATTATTGAAAAGAGGCTTGACCTCGCATTTCAGATGGGAATTCCGGTTGCGCTCTACAACCCGAAAAGCAGAGGAAGGCCCGCTAATCTTTCTCTGGCCTTATCGATCGCCCTGAAATATAAAAAAGAAGAGACGCCTGTTGCCGTTGTCAAAAATGCATACAGGGAGAACGAGGATAAAAGATTTTTCACGCTGAAATCGCTCTTCGACGACGACAGCTTTGTGGACATGAGTTCTATAGTGATCATCGGCGGTGAAGAAACCCGTATACAGGATGTATGCGGTAAAGATATTATGATTACTCCGAGGGGTTATGACAGGAAATACGTATATTGA